In a genomic window of Acidilobus saccharovorans 345-15:
- a CDS encoding sugar phosphate isomerase/epimerase family protein, with product MRVAYATMLYRTLPPAEAVVKLHNMGVDYYELSYDNFINRKGQEDALLEETQAALKRQGLLVSSVHLPYDKPTLDMLAQGKEGAVTRMIRWMRAARDMGATIAVIHTLPLKRSESAIAANVSVLGRLVKEARELGLTLAVENRLEGDLVGSSVDELIKMASSVDGLKLCIDVGHLNVNTKSPPDEISKASQAGLIAEVHAHDNDGYADEHALPMTGTVDWYRVAGALLHFDGQITYEVSCGGPEAKCDNYVRFLKMFNRNVFS from the coding sequence CTGCCTCCAGCGGAGGCGGTAGTGAAACTGCACAACATGGGCGTCGACTACTACGAGCTTAGCTACGATAACTTCATCAACAGGAAGGGCCAGGAGGACGCGCTGCTTGAGGAGACGCAGGCCGCCCTTAAACGTCAGGGCCTCCTGGTCTCAAGCGTGCACCTGCCCTATGACAAGCCAACCCTTGACATGCTTGCCCAGGGCAAGGAGGGGGCAGTTACCCGCATGATACGCTGGATGAGGGCCGCCAGGGACATGGGGGCCACCATAGCGGTCATTCACACGCTCCCCCTCAAGCGCTCCGAGTCGGCCATAGCGGCTAACGTAAGCGTGTTGGGCAGGCTCGTCAAGGAGGCCAGGGAGCTGGGCCTCACGCTGGCCGTTGAGAACAGGCTGGAGGGCGACTTGGTCGGCTCCAGCGTTGACGAGCTGATTAAGATGGCGAGCTCCGTCGACGGCCTCAAGCTGTGCATAGACGTCGGTCACCTTAACGTCAACACGAAGAGCCCGCCCGACGAGATAAGCAAGGCGTCCCAGGCCGGCCTGATAGCGGAGGTGCACGCGCATGATAACGACGGCTACGCGGACGAGCACGCCCTGCCCATGACTGGGACAGTGGACTGGTACAGGGTGGCCGGGGCCCTGCTGCACTTCGACGGCCAGATAACCTACGAGGTCTCGTGCGGCGGCCCCGAGGCGAAGTGTGACAACTACGTCAGGTTCCTGAAGATGTTCAACAGGAACGTCTTCAGCTGA